From Echinicola jeungdonensis, the proteins below share one genomic window:
- the infB gene encoding translation initiation factor IF-2 gives MSEEKMMRLGQVARKLNVGISTIVDSMAKKGFDVESNPNSKISQDQFNMLAKEFKSSAQEKEEASHLSIGKRHNETFTIKAESETEPEKTEKEEPAKPAPEKPKEEKAEKKEAEKVSNEAPKLQGIKVLGKIDLNKKGQTQKEEEKPEPKKEVPKKEEKTSPKAEKPAEKAAEKPAEPKKEEKTPKAQEEEPTKAVKPQQTENAKPTSKEEPEKAPQKDASKEKEKQAEKPAKPVAKKEEEGSKKQEEVEKDASGKVISAKADALKGLTVLGKIDLPKDKPKKKPKPVASSDERGKEKKKRPRKRIDKPGAGPQGGRGPQGKGGGPRGGGPRGGGPGSGPGSGPGGRKKGGDKGKGSRFQKVEPTQKEIQDQIKQTLARLQGGGKSGGGKSKSRRDKRTDRKKDYAEEGLEESKILRVTEFISANDLASLLDISVNEVISVCMSLGMFVSINQRLDAEAITIIADEFGYEVEFTKSDEEEAEVEEEDAPEDLESRAPIVTIMGHVDHGKTSLLDYIRSSKVTSDEAGGITQHIGAYDVMTDNGDKIAFLDTPGHEAFTAMRARGAKITDVAIIVIAADDNIMPQTKEAINHAQVAGVPMIFAINKIDKPNANPNKIKEELANMNLLVEDWGGKYQSQEISAKTGQGVDELLEKVLLEAEILELQANPEKNAVGTVVEASLDKGRGYVSTVMIQAGTLKIGDIMLAGQHFGRVKAMFDHTGKKVTEAGPSTPVQVLGLNGAPQAGDILKVYDTEREAREIATSREQINREQSMRTKKHITLDEIGRRLAIGSFKELNIIIKGDVDGSVEALSDSLLKLSKDEVSVNIIHKGVGQISESDVLLASASDAIIVGFQVRPSTSAKRLAEQEEIEIRHYSIIYDAINQIKDAIEGMLEPEYEEVITGNIQVREVFKISKIGTVAGCYVTDGYVTRKNKIRIIRDGIVIHDGEIDQLKRFKDDVAEVRSGYECGISIKGYNDIKIDDTIEGYEMREVKRKK, from the coding sequence ATGTCAGAAGAAAAAATGATGCGATTAGGCCAGGTAGCCAGGAAGCTCAACGTGGGAATTTCCACGATTGTGGATTCCATGGCTAAGAAGGGCTTTGATGTAGAGAGCAACCCTAACTCCAAGATCAGTCAGGATCAGTTCAACATGTTGGCGAAGGAGTTTAAATCCTCTGCCCAGGAAAAGGAGGAAGCTTCTCATCTTTCTATTGGTAAACGTCACAATGAGACCTTTACTATCAAAGCCGAATCTGAAACTGAGCCAGAAAAAACAGAAAAGGAAGAACCAGCCAAACCTGCCCCTGAAAAACCAAAAGAAGAAAAGGCAGAGAAAAAAGAGGCTGAAAAAGTGTCTAATGAAGCTCCAAAGCTTCAGGGCATCAAAGTATTGGGCAAAATAGACTTGAACAAAAAAGGGCAAACCCAAAAAGAGGAGGAAAAGCCTGAGCCCAAGAAGGAAGTACCAAAAAAGGAGGAAAAAACCTCCCCTAAAGCAGAAAAACCTGCTGAAAAGGCTGCGGAAAAACCCGCAGAGCCTAAAAAAGAAGAAAAAACACCCAAGGCTCAGGAAGAAGAGCCAACTAAGGCTGTGAAGCCTCAGCAGACTGAAAACGCTAAACCAACATCTAAGGAGGAACCTGAGAAGGCCCCTCAAAAAGACGCATCAAAAGAAAAAGAAAAGCAAGCTGAGAAGCCCGCTAAACCTGTTGCTAAAAAAGAAGAAGAAGGATCTAAAAAACAAGAGGAAGTGGAAAAGGACGCTTCCGGAAAAGTCATTTCCGCTAAAGCGGATGCTTTGAAGGGGCTTACCGTTTTGGGGAAAATTGACCTGCCAAAGGATAAACCAAAGAAAAAGCCCAAGCCAGTTGCTTCTTCCGATGAACGAGGCAAAGAGAAAAAGAAAAGACCGCGTAAACGTATAGATAAGCCGGGAGCCGGCCCACAAGGCGGCCGCGGCCCCCAAGGAAAAGGAGGCGGCCCTAGAGGAGGCGGTCCTAGAGGAGGTGGCCCAGGAAGTGGCCCAGGAAGTGGCCCAGGAGGTCGTAAAAAAGGAGGCGACAAAGGAAAAGGATCCAGATTCCAAAAAGTGGAACCTACCCAAAAAGAAATCCAAGACCAGATCAAACAAACTCTTGCCAGACTTCAAGGCGGTGGAAAATCCGGTGGAGGCAAGAGCAAAAGCAGAAGAGATAAACGTACTGATAGGAAGAAGGATTACGCTGAGGAAGGATTGGAAGAAAGCAAAATCCTTCGGGTAACCGAATTTATCTCAGCTAATGACCTGGCTTCATTACTGGACATTTCGGTAAATGAAGTTATCTCCGTTTGTATGTCTTTGGGCATGTTTGTTTCCATTAACCAAAGACTGGATGCAGAAGCTATTACCATTATTGCAGATGAATTTGGATATGAGGTAGAATTTACAAAATCTGATGAAGAGGAAGCCGAGGTTGAAGAGGAGGATGCTCCTGAAGATCTGGAATCCAGAGCGCCTATTGTGACCATCATGGGTCACGTAGACCACGGTAAAACTTCCTTATTGGATTATATCAGAAGTTCCAAAGTAACCAGTGATGAGGCCGGGGGAATTACCCAGCACATTGGCGCCTATGATGTAATGACGGACAATGGTGATAAGATCGCATTTTTGGATACTCCTGGTCACGAAGCCTTTACCGCGATGAGGGCAAGGGGTGCCAAAATCACGGATGTGGCCATTATTGTAATTGCAGCTGATGACAACATCATGCCGCAAACTAAAGAGGCCATTAACCACGCTCAAGTTGCTGGAGTGCCTATGATCTTTGCCATCAACAAAATTGATAAACCAAACGCCAACCCTAACAAAATAAAAGAGGAGCTGGCCAATATGAACCTTTTGGTGGAAGACTGGGGAGGTAAATACCAGTCTCAGGAAATTTCTGCCAAAACAGGTCAAGGGGTTGATGAACTGCTTGAAAAAGTATTGTTGGAGGCTGAGATTCTGGAACTGCAAGCCAACCCTGAAAAAAATGCGGTAGGTACCGTAGTGGAAGCCTCCCTTGATAAAGGAAGAGGATATGTATCCACTGTAATGATCCAGGCCGGTACATTAAAAATCGGTGACATCATGTTGGCAGGTCAACACTTTGGCCGTGTAAAAGCCATGTTTGATCATACAGGTAAAAAGGTAACAGAAGCTGGTCCTTCCACCCCTGTTCAGGTACTAGGACTCAATGGGGCTCCCCAAGCCGGTGATATACTGAAGGTTTACGATACTGAAAGAGAAGCCCGGGAAATTGCTACCTCCAGGGAACAAATCAATAGGGAGCAGAGCATGCGAACCAAGAAACACATCACTTTGGATGAAATTGGTCGTAGACTGGCCATTGGAAGCTTTAAAGAACTCAACATCATTATTAAAGGTGATGTGGACGGTTCTGTGGAAGCCCTTTCAGATTCCTTGTTGAAACTTTCCAAAGATGAGGTTAGCGTAAACATCATTCATAAAGGTGTAGGACAGATTTCTGAATCCGATGTATTGTTGGCCTCTGCATCTGATGCCATAATTGTCGGATTCCAGGTAAGACCTTCCACCAGTGCCAAGCGATTGGCAGAGCAGGAGGAAATTGAAATCCGCCATTACTCTATCATTTATGATGCCATTAACCAGATCAAGGATGCCATCGAGGGTATGCTTGAACCTGAATATGAAGAGGTAATTACCGGAAATATCCAGGTAAGAGAAGTGTTCAAGATTTCCAAAATCGGTACTGTGGCCGGCTGTTATGTAACCGATGGTTATGTAACCAGAAAGAACAAAATCCGAATCATCAGGGATGGTATTGTTATCCATGATGGGGAAATCGATCAGCTTAAACGCTTCAAAGACGATGTAGCCGAAGTTAGATCAGGTTATGAATGCGGTATTTCAATTAAAGGATACAATGATATCAAGATTGATGATACAATCGAAGGCTATGAAATGCGTGAAGTAAAACGTAAAAAATAA
- a CDS encoding M28 family peptidase, which yields MKNRIIWAMASALILWACGDNTEKITEDKPDLAELKKEVPDFNADSAYHFIQKQVDFGPRVPNTEGHRETKAWLIQKLEGYGLEVKSQEFTASSYDGKTLELTNIIASFKPNAKKRILLAAHWDTRRMADKDTERINEPIDGANDGGSGVGVLLEIARVITSSEKNPDIGIDFILFDGEDDGKPETSKSGRNDAQWWCLGSQHWSKNPHEPGYSAYYGILLDMVGAKGAQFYKEGVSMQYAKNIVNKVWEISHMIGHSDFFQMRKSHPITDDHIPVNEVAKIPMIDIIDYSPDFGFGRYHHKHTDNMEIIDKRTLRAVGETVLFTLYQE from the coding sequence ATGAAGAATAGGATTATTTGGGCGATGGCCTCGGCCTTGATATTATGGGCCTGTGGAGATAATACCGAAAAAATAACCGAAGATAAACCAGACCTTGCCGAATTAAAAAAGGAGGTTCCTGACTTCAATGCTGATTCTGCTTACCATTTTATCCAAAAGCAAGTTGATTTTGGACCAAGGGTTCCAAATACAGAAGGCCATAGGGAGACCAAAGCCTGGCTAATTCAAAAGCTGGAAGGTTATGGCCTGGAGGTAAAATCCCAGGAATTTACGGCCAGCTCCTATGATGGCAAAACATTGGAGTTGACCAATATCATTGCTTCATTTAAACCAAATGCCAAAAAAAGAATCCTGTTGGCTGCTCACTGGGATACCAGGAGAATGGCTGATAAAGACACCGAAAGAATAAATGAACCCATAGATGGCGCCAATGATGGCGGAAGCGGGGTAGGGGTTTTGTTGGAAATAGCAAGAGTGATCACTTCTTCGGAAAAGAACCCAGATATTGGCATTGATTTTATCCTTTTTGACGGGGAGGATGATGGGAAACCCGAAACCTCAAAAAGTGGTAGAAATGATGCGCAGTGGTGGTGTCTGGGCTCACAACATTGGTCCAAGAATCCGCATGAGCCAGGTTATTCTGCCTATTATGGTATCTTGTTGGACATGGTGGGGGCAAAGGGAGCCCAGTTTTATAAAGAGGGTGTTTCCATGCAATATGCAAAAAATATTGTCAATAAAGTCTGGGAAATTTCCCATATGATAGGCCACAGTGATTTTTTCCAAATGCGAAAATCCCATCCCATTACCGATGATCATATTCCTGTAAATGAAGTGGCCAAAATTCCAATGATCGATATAATCGATTATTCCCCTGATTTTGGCTTTGGCAGGTACCATCACAAGCACACTGATAATATGGAAATCATAGATAAAAGGACCTTGAGGGCCGTGGGGGAAACAGTGCTTTTTACACTTTATCAAGAATAG
- the nusA gene encoding transcription termination factor NusA — protein MDAKVLIESFAEFARSKNVDRPTMIRILEDVFRAMIRKKFETDENFDVIINADKGDLEIWRIREIVDDNSEDIWDHDKISLSEARKIEPDFEIGEETYERIELEEFGRRAVMMARQTLIQRIKDLEKDLLFQQYEELVGEIISAEVYQILGREMLLMDGEGNELILPKNEQIPKDRFRKGDTVRAIVHKVEMVNGNPRIILSRTSPIFLERLFENEVPEVYDGLITIKKIVREPGERAKVAVESYDDRIDPVGACVGMKGSRIHAVVRELQNENIDVINYTDNLELYVSRALSPAKVSSIQNNEEEKRLSVFLKPDQVSLAIGKGGYNIRLASRLVGYEIDVFRELSDFEEEEDVDLTEFSDEIEGWIIEELKKTGLDTAKSVLALSKDDLIRRTELEEETIEEIFKILKQEFEQ, from the coding sequence ATGGATGCTAAAGTTCTTATAGAATCATTTGCAGAGTTTGCAAGATCAAAAAATGTGGATCGTCCTACAATGATCCGCATCTTGGAAGATGTATTTAGAGCAATGATTCGTAAAAAGTTCGAAACAGATGAGAATTTTGATGTGATCATCAACGCGGACAAGGGTGACTTGGAAATCTGGAGGATCAGGGAGATTGTAGATGACAATTCAGAAGACATCTGGGACCATGACAAAATCAGCCTATCCGAAGCAAGGAAAATTGAGCCTGACTTTGAGATTGGCGAAGAGACTTATGAAAGAATTGAATTGGAAGAATTTGGTCGAAGGGCAGTGATGATGGCTCGCCAAACTTTGATCCAAAGGATCAAGGATCTGGAAAAGGACCTTTTATTCCAACAATACGAAGAGCTGGTCGGAGAAATCATTTCCGCAGAAGTTTATCAGATATTAGGCAGGGAAATGCTCCTGATGGATGGAGAAGGCAATGAACTAATCCTTCCCAAAAATGAGCAAATTCCAAAAGACCGGTTTAGAAAAGGAGACACTGTAAGGGCCATTGTCCATAAAGTGGAAATGGTCAATGGGAATCCAAGGATTATTCTTTCCAGAACTTCTCCTATTTTCTTGGAGAGACTCTTTGAAAATGAGGTTCCTGAAGTTTATGATGGCTTGATTACCATCAAAAAAATCGTCAGGGAACCCGGAGAGCGTGCCAAGGTAGCCGTGGAATCCTATGATGACCGCATTGACCCAGTGGGAGCATGTGTGGGGATGAAAGGAAGCAGGATCCATGCTGTGGTACGGGAATTGCAAAATGAAAACATTGATGTCATCAATTATACGGACAATTTGGAACTATATGTTTCCAGAGCATTAAGTCCGGCCAAGGTAAGCTCGATTCAGAATAATGAAGAAGAAAAGCGACTTTCTGTATTTTTAAAACCGGATCAAGTATCTTTGGCTATTGGTAAAGGTGGATACAATATCCGTTTGGCTAGCAGATTGGTGGGATATGAAATTGACGTATTCCGCGAACTGTCTGATTTTGAAGAGGAAGAAGATGTGGATCTAACTGAATTTTCTGATGAAATTGAAGGTTGGATAATAGAGGAATTGAAAAAGACAGGGCTTGACACAGCCAAAAGCGTCTTGGCTTTGTCAAAAGATGACCTTATCAGAAGAACAGAACTTGAAGAGGAAACCATAGAGGAGATCTTCAAAATATTAAAACAGGAATTTGAACAGTAA
- the cysS gene encoding cysteine--tRNA ligase, giving the protein MQPQELKIYNTLSREKEIFTPIQPPLVGLYVCGPTVYGDAHLGHARPAVTFDTVYRYLQHLNYKVRYVRNITDVGHLQGDSDDGEDKIAKKAKLEQLEPMEVAQHYTDTYHRDMEALNTLKPNIEPRATGHIPEQIKLVQEILDNGLAYEVNGSVYFDVLKYNKEKTYGKLSGRVLEELLSGSRELEGQNEKRNPIDFALWKKASPEHLMKWESPWGLGFPGWHLECTAMSSKYLGNHFDIHGGGMDLMFPHHECEIAQGNASHDADPAKYWMHNNMITINGQKMGKSLGNFITLQELFSGKHELLDQAYTPMTVRFFILTAHYRSTLDFSNEALKAAQKGYKKIINGLRVAKKLEFQEEAGVEKDEKQIQQVEKSIENAYRAMNDDFNTAQAIGHLFNILKKINSLYTGQLKFGQLGKAVFDKMIQTFTIFVEDILGLVEESENRGEELLEILLKVYKEAKLAKNYDRVDEIRSALKDVGVVVKDMKDKVDWAYEE; this is encoded by the coding sequence ATGCAACCACAAGAACTTAAGATTTACAATACACTTTCACGGGAAAAAGAGATTTTTACCCCCATTCAGCCTCCTTTGGTGGGACTTTATGTTTGTGGCCCTACCGTTTATGGTGATGCCCACCTTGGGCATGCAAGGCCGGCGGTAACCTTTGATACGGTTTACCGGTATTTGCAACATCTAAATTATAAAGTGAGGTATGTCCGCAATATTACGGATGTTGGGCATTTGCAGGGAGATTCGGATGATGGAGAGGATAAAATAGCTAAAAAAGCCAAGCTGGAACAATTGGAGCCCATGGAGGTGGCCCAGCATTATACCGATACCTATCACAGGGATATGGAGGCATTGAATACGCTAAAACCCAATATTGAACCAAGAGCTACCGGCCATATTCCAGAACAGATCAAATTGGTACAGGAAATTTTGGATAATGGCTTGGCTTATGAGGTAAATGGAAGCGTATATTTTGATGTTTTAAAATACAACAAAGAAAAGACTTACGGGAAACTATCCGGAAGGGTATTGGAGGAGTTGTTGAGTGGGAGCAGGGAACTTGAAGGCCAAAATGAAAAAAGAAATCCTATTGATTTTGCCTTGTGGAAAAAAGCTTCTCCTGAACACCTGATGAAATGGGAGTCCCCTTGGGGGTTGGGCTTCCCGGGCTGGCACCTGGAGTGTACTGCCATGAGCTCAAAATACCTGGGAAATCATTTTGATATCCATGGTGGAGGGATGGATTTGATGTTTCCCCATCATGAGTGTGAAATTGCACAGGGTAATGCCAGCCATGATGCTGATCCTGCCAAATATTGGATGCATAATAATATGATCACCATCAATGGCCAGAAGATGGGCAAATCCCTAGGGAATTTTATTACCCTGCAAGAGCTTTTTTCTGGGAAGCATGAATTGCTGGATCAGGCTTACACGCCTATGACGGTGCGTTTTTTTATTCTTACGGCGCATTATAGGTCCACTTTGGATTTTTCCAATGAAGCCTTAAAGGCTGCACAAAAAGGATATAAAAAAATCATCAATGGTTTAAGGGTGGCCAAAAAGTTGGAATTCCAGGAGGAGGCAGGAGTTGAAAAGGATGAAAAACAAATCCAACAGGTAGAAAAAAGTATTGAAAATGCTTACCGGGCCATGAATGATGATTTCAATACGGCCCAAGCGATTGGTCATTTATTTAATATCCTGAAGAAAATTAACAGTTTATATACAGGCCAATTGAAGTTTGGCCAGCTGGGAAAAGCTGTATTTGATAAAATGATCCAAACCTTCACCATTTTTGTGGAGGATATACTGGGCTTAGTGGAAGAATCTGAAAACCGTGGTGAGGAACTTTTGGAGATCTTGTTGAAGGTATATAAAGAAGCTAAATTGGCCAAAAATTATGACCGTGTGGATGAAATTCGCTCCGCATTGAAAGATGTGGGGGTAGTGGTCAAAGACATGAAAGATAAAGTGGATTGGGCATATGAAGAATAG
- the rimP gene encoding ribosome maturation factor RimP, producing MNLKQTITEIVDKHLPDESHFVVDVLISPGGPKQKLSVLIDADGGLKIDTCARVSRAVGEELEAKELIENAYVLEVSSPGIDHPLTSLRQYRKNIGRSLKITLEEGGHLEGQLVSADSSSITLKVKQKEKGKKATEQEMPIALEQIKKSIVLVSFK from the coding sequence ATGAATTTAAAGCAGACGATCACTGAGATTGTTGACAAGCATCTTCCCGATGAAAGCCATTTTGTGGTGGATGTCCTCATCAGTCCAGGAGGGCCAAAGCAGAAGTTAAGTGTGTTAATTGACGCGGACGGTGGATTAAAGATAGACACCTGTGCCCGGGTAAGTCGTGCTGTTGGGGAAGAACTGGAGGCCAAGGAACTAATTGAAAACGCTTATGTGTTAGAAGTTTCCTCACCGGGCATTGACCATCCTTTGACTTCCTTAAGGCAGTATCGCAAAAACATTGGCAGGAGCCTAAAAATCACCTTGGAAGAGGGAGGTCACCTGGAAGGACAACTAGTTTCGGCTGACTCTTCCTCCATTACCCTAAAGGTCAAGCAAAAAGAAAAAGGCAAAAAAGCAACTGAGCAGGAAATGCCTATAGCTTTGGAGCAAATCAAGAAATCAATTGTATTAGTCTCTTTTAAATAA
- a CDS encoding LacI family DNA-binding transcriptional regulator: protein MKKGQVTIRDIALKLDISISTVSRALRNSPEIKLETRKKVLRTAEEMNYSPNVVAQSLRVNKTKTLGIVVPELASHFFAANISGIQDTAYKRGYNVMICQSNENYEQEKSDIRTLISSRVDGLLISLSRETKQYEHLTNLYEKEIPFVLFDRIYEELPVTTVTVNDTQGAYQATKHLIGQGCKRIAFMSGPEGLYICKKRLDGYEKALREVGIEVDPQLIAHSDLTERSNRSLTEDLLKLKSRPDAIFALNDPVAVDVMKVLKEKGIKIPGEMALVGFTNMPFSDALDPSLTTVDQPAYEMGKLAANNLLDQLIDPEGFQPRTIVLETELVMRKSSQKK from the coding sequence ATGAAAAAAGGACAAGTTACCATCCGCGATATCGCCCTGAAACTGGATATTTCGATTTCTACCGTTTCCAGGGCATTGCGAAACTCCCCTGAGATTAAGCTGGAAACCCGGAAAAAGGTTCTAAGGACTGCTGAGGAAATGAATTACTCCCCCAATGTGGTGGCCCAGAGTTTGAGGGTCAACAAAACCAAAACGCTGGGGATTGTAGTGCCTGAATTGGCCTCCCATTTTTTTGCAGCCAACATCAGTGGAATCCAGGATACGGCATATAAGCGAGGTTACAATGTGATGATCTGCCAGTCCAATGAAAATTACGAACAGGAAAAATCCGATATCCGAACTTTAATATCAAGTAGGGTGGACGGACTATTGATTTCACTTTCCAGGGAGACAAAACAATACGAACATTTGACCAATCTTTATGAAAAAGAAATTCCCTTTGTACTTTTTGACCGGATCTATGAAGAATTGCCGGTTACCACGGTAACTGTAAACGATACCCAAGGGGCTTACCAAGCAACAAAGCACTTGATTGGCCAGGGATGTAAGCGGATTGCATTTATGTCAGGGCCGGAAGGGCTGTATATTTGTAAAAAAAGGTTGGACGGGTATGAAAAAGCACTTCGGGAAGTGGGGATAGAAGTGGATCCCCAATTGATTGCCCATAGTGATCTCACTGAAAGAAGCAACAGGTCTCTGACTGAAGATCTGTTGAAATTGAAAAGCCGGCCGGACGCTATTTTTGCTCTCAATGACCCTGTAGCAGTCGATGTAATGAAAGTCCTTAAGGAAAAAGGAATTAAAATCCCCGGGGAAATGGCCTTGGTAGGGTTTACCAATATGCCTTTTTCGGATGCACTTGATCCTTCCTTGACCACCGTTGACCAACCTGCTTATGAAATGGGAAAATTGGCAGCCAATAATCTTTTGGATCAACTGATAGACCCGGAAGGTTTTCAACCCAGGACCATTGTTTTGGAAACAGAATTGGTTATGAGAAAATCTTCCCAAAAGAAGTAA